In a single window of the Thermus amyloliquefaciens genome:
- a CDS encoding Hsp20/alpha crystallin family protein, with protein sequence MLEKLWPFGRNRVRKAFEEALEKVFKEEGETLEPLSELSEHEDHYLLRVEVPGLGPENLEVRLEGDQLVVEGEKREEKRTKHLSEIVYGRIYRSYLLPKDAKREGLEARLHKGVLEVKIPREKRPPEPPVKIPVQEG encoded by the coding sequence ATGTTGGAAAAACTTTGGCCCTTTGGGCGTAACCGGGTGCGCAAAGCCTTTGAGGAAGCCTTGGAAAAGGTCTTCAAGGAAGAGGGTGAAACCCTAGAACCCCTCTCCGAGCTTTCCGAGCACGAGGACCATTACCTCTTGCGGGTGGAGGTCCCGGGCCTGGGTCCGGAGAACCTGGAGGTGCGCCTCGAGGGGGACCAATTGGTGGTGGAGGGGGAGAAAAGGGAGGAAAAGCGCACCAAGCACCTTTCGGAGATCGTCTACGGGCGCATCTACCGCTCCTACCTCCTCCCCAAAGACGCCAAGAGGGAAGGCCTCGAGGCCAGGCTCCACAAGGGGGTGCTGGAGGTAAAAATCCCCCGGGAGAAGCGCCCGCCCGAGCCTCCGGTGAAGATCCCGGTACAGGAGGGGTAA
- a CDS encoding SDH family Clp fold serine proteinase — MEIFFQLFWLFFILSALSPYLQQQMLLGARARKIAELERKRKSRVITMIHRQEAVSFLGIPISRFINIDDSEQVLRAIRLTDKNVPIDLILHTPGGLVLAAEQIAEALLRHPAKVTVFVPHYAMSGGTLIALAADEIVMDENAVLGPVDPQLGQYPAASILKVLEKKPIQEIDDQTLILADVAEKALKQVKATVKNLLMKRMPEEKAEEVATLLSQGTWTHDYPIDVAQARAMGLPVSTEMPLEVYELMDLYPQAQGGKPSVQYVPMPYRHQEPGRP, encoded by the coding sequence ATGGAGATCTTTTTCCAGCTCTTCTGGCTCTTTTTCATCCTCTCGGCCCTATCCCCTTACCTACAGCAGCAAATGCTCCTTGGGGCCAGGGCCCGGAAGATCGCTGAGCTGGAAAGAAAGCGCAAGAGCCGGGTCATCACCATGATCCACCGGCAAGAAGCGGTGAGCTTTTTGGGCATCCCCATAAGCCGCTTCATCAACATTGACGACTCCGAGCAGGTCCTAAGGGCCATCCGCCTCACGGACAAGAACGTGCCCATTGACCTCATCCTCCACACCCCCGGGGGCCTGGTCCTGGCGGCGGAGCAGATCGCCGAGGCCCTCCTGCGCCACCCGGCCAAGGTCACGGTCTTCGTGCCCCACTACGCCATGTCCGGGGGGACCCTCATCGCCCTGGCCGCGGACGAGATCGTCATGGACGAAAACGCCGTCTTGGGGCCCGTGGACCCCCAGCTCGGCCAGTACCCAGCGGCCAGCATCCTAAAGGTGCTGGAGAAGAAGCCCATCCAGGAAATAGACGACCAGACCCTGATCCTGGCGGACGTGGCGGAGAAGGCCCTCAAGCAGGTGAAGGCCACGGTGAAAAACCTGCTCATGAAGCGCATGCCCGAGGAAAAGGCGGAGGAGGTGGCCACCCTCCTCTCCCAAGGCACCTGGACCCACGACTACCCCATTGACGTGGCCCAGGCCCGGGCGATGGGCCTGCCCGTGAGCACGGAGATGCCCCTCGAGGTCTACGAGCTCATGGACCTCTACCCCCAGGCCCAGGGGGGCAAGCCCAGCGTGCAGTACGTGCCCATGCCCTACCGCCACCAGGAACCCGGGAGGCCTTAG
- a CDS encoding CBS domain-containing protein: protein MKVAELMTKNPDTISPEATLEEAARRILEKRYGSLPVVDQEGHLLGILQVEELLPHPENIPFSDVEALQLFGEWVDGDFLAEIYRRYQKTPVKAVMRTDIPRLHPEDPVGRALELLLTSEVRHLPVVDQDGRLVGILTRSDFLKLILRRT from the coding sequence ATGAAGGTAGCCGAGCTGATGACCAAAAACCCCGACACCATCAGCCCCGAGGCCACTTTAGAGGAAGCGGCCCGGCGCATCCTGGAAAAACGCTACGGCAGCCTCCCCGTGGTGGACCAAGAGGGGCACCTCCTGGGGATCCTCCAGGTGGAGGAACTCCTGCCCCACCCGGAGAACATCCCTTTCTCCGACGTGGAGGCCCTGCAACTCTTCGGGGAGTGGGTGGACGGGGACTTTCTGGCGGAGATCTATCGCCGCTACCAAAAAACACCGGTAAAGGCGGTCATGCGCACGGACATCCCCCGCCTGCACCCCGAGGACCCCGTGGGCCGGGCCTTGGAGCTCCTCCTCACCTCCGAGGTGCGCCACCTCCCGGTGGTGGACCAGGATGGACGCCTGGTGGGCATCCTCACCCGTAGCGACTTTCTCAAGCTCATCCTGAGGAGGACCTAA
- a CDS encoding cation:proton antiporter: MHGAGHILEVFYLILAAQAMAFLFKRLNQPVVIGEVLAGILVGPALLGLVHEGEILEFLAELGAIFLLLMVGLETRLKDILAVGKEAFLVAVLGVAFPFVGGYLFGLQIGFATLPSLFLGTALVATSVGITARVLQELGVLSRPYARVILGAAVIDDVLGLIVLAVVNGVAKTGQVETGAILQLILLSVVFVGLAVALSPLFARLPLEKLPVGSPTGFALALGVGMAALAAAIGLAPIVGAFLGGMLLSEVREKYRLEEPIFAIESFLAPIFFAMVGVRLELAALISPATLAAGSVVTVIAILGKVLGGFLGSLTQGVRSALTVGVGMAPRGEVGLIVAALGLAAGAVNEEEYAIVLFMVVFTTLFAPFALKPLIAWTEKGLRQAKE; the protein is encoded by the coding sequence ATGCACGGGGCCGGACACATCCTGGAAGTCTTTTACCTCATTCTGGCCGCCCAGGCGATGGCCTTTCTCTTCAAGCGGCTGAACCAGCCCGTGGTCATCGGGGAGGTCCTGGCGGGGATCCTGGTGGGGCCGGCCCTGTTGGGCCTGGTGCACGAGGGGGAGATCCTGGAGTTTCTGGCGGAGCTCGGGGCCATCTTCCTCCTCCTCATGGTGGGCCTGGAAACCCGGCTCAAGGACATCCTGGCCGTGGGCAAGGAGGCCTTCCTGGTGGCCGTCTTGGGGGTGGCCTTCCCCTTCGTGGGGGGCTACCTCTTCGGCCTGCAAATCGGTTTCGCCACCCTGCCCTCCCTCTTCCTGGGCACCGCCTTGGTGGCCACCAGCGTGGGCATCACCGCCCGGGTGTTGCAGGAGCTTGGGGTGCTTTCCCGCCCCTACGCCCGGGTCATCCTGGGGGCAGCGGTCATTGACGACGTGCTGGGCCTTATCGTCCTGGCGGTGGTGAACGGGGTGGCCAAAACCGGGCAGGTGGAAACCGGGGCCATCCTCCAGCTCATCCTGCTCTCCGTGGTCTTCGTGGGTCTGGCCGTGGCCCTTTCGCCCCTCTTCGCCCGCTTGCCCTTGGAAAAGCTCCCCGTGGGTAGCCCCACGGGCTTCGCCCTGGCCCTGGGGGTGGGCATGGCCGCCCTGGCCGCCGCCATCGGCCTAGCCCCCATCGTGGGGGCCTTCCTGGGGGGCATGCTCCTCTCCGAGGTGCGGGAAAAGTACAGGCTGGAGGAGCCCATCTTCGCCATTGAAAGCTTCCTGGCCCCCATCTTCTTCGCCATGGTGGGGGTGCGGTTGGAGCTGGCCGCCCTGATCTCCCCCGCCACCCTGGCGGCGGGAAGCGTGGTCACGGTCATCGCCATCCTGGGGAAGGTGCTGGGAGGGTTCTTGGGCTCCCTCACCCAGGGGGTGCGTTCGGCCCTCACCGTGGGGGTGGGCATGGCTCCCCGGGGAGAGGTGGGGCTGATCGTGGCCGCCTTGGGCCTGGCCGCGGGGGCGGTCAACGAGGAGGAGTACGCCATCGTCCTCTTCATGGTGGTCTTCACCACCCTTTTCGCCCCCTTCGCCCTAAAACCCCTCATCGCCTGGACGGAAAAGGGCTTGCGCCAGGCTAAGGAATAG
- a CDS encoding transglycosylase SLT domain-containing protein: MRGLLLSFLLALTSCQAQRLPEPFAALEGGRVEEVRQVALGGEGYARMLAGWLLVDREEVPLAERAEYAWRYALFLEGVEAFEPGWEARPAWRKAASLLQEAKDPRAFSAWERLLPEKEAVEALLSLGEGEGLWLALFRGRAYEALLRVLPQGSRLDLRAQALFRLGRYREALPVYQEWSRREDRGYLGLGYALWRLGRREEALEALARYPHPESRYAQGRILEEMGRLLEAVEAYRRSTPEGVWRATGLLERLGLRREALELYLDLARGSSRYADDAALRAYFLAGELGLGGLGEEALSLAPGGLGLLLGKEPVPPPPAPPSSPPPEAPLVEALVASGKEAWARGVVRYALWQRPQDWPALVPLLYRLGAYREGIRAAWPTALAYPRPYRDWVEGYARREGLDPDLLYALLHVESRFDPLAVSPTGALGLAQFLRSTWADVARMLGEPPADPFDPEASIRYAARYLRWLLERCAAFSGLEQVACALTAYNGGIGYTLRGIAREGGLYAFLRFQERDEPREYLAQVLAAYAAYRAIP; encoded by the coding sequence GTGCGTGGGTTGCTGCTTTCCTTCCTCCTGGCCCTTACCTCCTGCCAGGCCCAACGCCTTCCCGAACCCTTCGCCGCCCTGGAGGGGGGAAGGGTGGAGGAGGTGCGCCAGGTGGCCCTGGGAGGGGAGGGATATGCCCGCATGCTGGCGGGCTGGCTGCTGGTGGACCGGGAGGAGGTTCCCTTGGCGGAACGGGCGGAGTATGCCTGGCGCTACGCCCTCTTCTTGGAGGGGGTGGAGGCCTTTGAACCGGGCTGGGAAGCGCGGCCCGCTTGGCGCAAGGCGGCCTCCCTCCTCCAAGAGGCCAAGGACCCCCGCGCCTTTTCCGCCTGGGAAAGGCTCCTTCCCGAAAAGGAAGCCGTGGAGGCCCTCCTTTCCCTGGGAGAGGGGGAGGGGCTTTGGCTGGCCCTTTTCCGGGGGAGGGCCTACGAGGCCCTCCTGCGGGTCCTCCCCCAGGGAAGCCGCCTTGACCTCCGCGCCCAGGCCCTCTTCCGCCTGGGCCGCTACCGGGAGGCCTTGCCCGTCTACCAGGAATGGTCCAGGCGGGAAGATCGGGGGTACCTGGGCCTGGGCTATGCCCTGTGGCGGCTTGGGCGGAGGGAGGAGGCCCTGGAGGCCCTGGCCCGCTACCCCCACCCGGAAAGCCGCTACGCTCAAGGGCGGATCCTGGAGGAGATGGGGAGGCTCCTCGAGGCGGTGGAGGCCTACCGGAGGAGCACCCCGGAAGGGGTTTGGCGGGCCACGGGGCTTCTGGAGCGGCTGGGCCTCAGGAGGGAGGCCCTGGAGCTCTATTTGGACCTGGCCCGGGGCTCGAGCCGGTATGCGGATGATGCCGCCCTTCGGGCCTATTTCCTGGCGGGGGAGCTGGGGCTAGGGGGGCTTGGGGAGGAGGCCCTGAGCCTTGCGCCGGGGGGGTTAGGCCTCCTCCTGGGGAAGGAGCCCGTGCCCCCGCCCCCTGCCCCTCCCTCCTCGCCCCCGCCGGAGGCGCCCCTGGTGGAGGCCCTGGTGGCCTCCGGTAAGGAGGCCTGGGCCCGGGGTGTGGTGCGCTACGCCCTGTGGCAGCGCCCCCAGGACTGGCCCGCCCTGGTGCCCCTCCTCTACCGCCTGGGGGCCTACCGGGAAGGCATTAGGGCCGCCTGGCCCACCGCCTTGGCCTACCCCCGCCCCTACCGGGATTGGGTGGAAGGGTACGCCCGGAGGGAAGGCCTGGACCCCGACCTCCTCTACGCCCTCCTCCACGTGGAAAGCCGCTTTGATCCCCTGGCGGTGAGCCCCACGGGGGCCTTGGGGCTGGCCCAATTCCTGCGGAGCACCTGGGCCGACGTGGCCCGGATGCTGGGGGAGCCCCCCGCCGACCCCTTTGACCCCGAGGCCAGCATCCGCTACGCCGCCCGCTACCTGCGCTGGCTCCTGGAGCGGTGCGCCGCCTTCTCGGGCCTGGAGCAAGTAGCCTGCGCCCTCACCGCCTACAACGGGGGCATCGGCTACACCCTAAGGGGCATCGCCCGGGAAGGGGGCCTCTATGCCTTCCTCCGTTTCCAGGAGCGGGACGAGCCTAGGGAGTACCTGGCCCAGGTCCTCGCCGCCTACGCCGCTTACCGGGCTATTCCTTAG
- the dnaB gene encoding replicative DNA helicase codes for MEGRIPPHSLEAEQSVLGAILLDSEVLDELEGLLPSPEAFYAEAHRKIYAAMQALRSQGKPVDLVTLAEELSRRGELEGVGGVSYLVQLSEATPTAAYAEHYARIVAEKWTLRKLIQAAGEAMRLAYEEAGSLDEILDTAGKRILEVALIQTETEARPMRELVHETFEHIESLFQNKGEVAGVRTGFKELDQLIGTLAPGSLNIIAARPAMGKTAFALTIAQHAALKEGIGVGIYSLEMPASQLTLRLMCSEARIDMNRVRLGQLTDRDFSRLVDVASRLSEAPIYIDDTPDLTLMELRARARRLRSQHAVGLLIIDYLQLMSGPGAGKQGENRQQEIAAISRGLKALARELHVPVIALSQLSRAVEARPNKRPMLSDLRESGSIEQDADLVMFIYRDEYYNPHSEKAGIAEIIVGKQRNGPTGTVELQFHAAHVRFNDLARGP; via the coding sequence ATGGAGGGCCGTATTCCCCCCCACAGCCTCGAGGCGGAACAGAGCGTCCTGGGGGCCATTCTCTTGGATTCGGAGGTGCTGGACGAGCTGGAGGGCCTCCTCCCCTCCCCGGAGGCCTTTTATGCGGAGGCCCACCGCAAGATCTATGCGGCCATGCAGGCCCTAAGGTCCCAGGGCAAGCCCGTGGACCTGGTTACCCTGGCGGAGGAGCTTTCCCGCCGGGGGGAGCTGGAAGGGGTGGGAGGGGTAAGCTACCTGGTCCAGCTTTCCGAGGCCACCCCCACCGCCGCCTATGCGGAGCATTACGCCCGCATCGTGGCGGAGAAGTGGACCCTAAGAAAGCTGATCCAGGCGGCGGGCGAGGCCATGCGCCTGGCCTACGAGGAGGCGGGAAGCCTGGATGAGATCCTGGACACCGCGGGCAAAAGGATCCTCGAGGTGGCCCTCATCCAGACGGAAACCGAGGCCCGCCCCATGCGGGAGCTGGTGCACGAAACCTTTGAGCACATCGAATCCCTCTTCCAGAACAAGGGGGAGGTGGCCGGGGTACGCACCGGTTTCAAGGAACTGGACCAGCTTATCGGCACCCTGGCCCCGGGCTCCTTGAACATCATCGCCGCCCGCCCCGCCATGGGCAAGACCGCCTTCGCCCTCACCATCGCCCAGCACGCCGCCCTAAAGGAGGGGATAGGGGTGGGGATCTACTCCCTGGAGATGCCCGCCTCCCAGCTCACCCTGCGCCTCATGTGCTCGGAAGCCCGCATCGACATGAACCGGGTGCGCCTGGGGCAGCTCACGGACCGCGACTTCTCCCGCTTGGTGGACGTGGCGAGCAGGCTTTCCGAGGCCCCCATCTACATCGACGACACCCCAGACCTCACCCTGATGGAGCTCAGGGCCCGGGCCCGGCGGCTTAGAAGCCAGCACGCGGTGGGCCTTCTCATCATCGACTACCTGCAGCTCATGTCCGGACCCGGGGCGGGCAAGCAAGGGGAAAACCGGCAACAGGAAATCGCCGCCATATCCCGGGGGCTTAAGGCCTTGGCCCGGGAGCTCCACGTGCCCGTGATCGCCTTAAGCCAGCTTTCCCGGGCCGTGGAAGCCAGGCCCAACAAGCGCCCCATGCTCTCCGACCTCCGGGAGTCCGGCTCCATTGAACAGGACGCCGATCTGGTGATGTTCATCTACCGGGACGAGTACTATAACCCCCACTCCGAAAAGGCGGGGATTGCGGAGATCATCGTGGGCAAGCAGCGCAACGGCCCCACCGGCACGGTGGAGCTCCAGTTCCACGCCGCCCACGTGCGCTTCAACGACCTGGCCCGGGGGCCTTGA
- a CDS encoding protoglobin domain-containing protein gives MDPGALLELLKRRTGFTEAHAALLRDLGSLMAPMAPEVALAFYDYLGRDEELGAILHAVPGRVERLYGTFARWYAELFSGTYDRAYAEGRRRVGLVHARLGIGPRAMIPAMGVVQELSLEHMRSALRGPEIYGAVEAFEKIIAIEVALIEESYLEALSLGLAQGHLDLREALAQGAATLLKAPGPGR, from the coding sequence GTGGACCCCGGGGCCCTTCTGGAACTTCTCAAGCGCCGCACCGGTTTTACCGAGGCCCATGCGGCCCTTCTGCGGGACCTGGGTTCCCTTATGGCGCCCATGGCGCCCGAGGTGGCCTTGGCCTTCTACGACTACCTGGGGCGGGACGAGGAGCTTGGGGCCATCCTCCATGCGGTGCCTGGCAGGGTGGAGCGGCTTTACGGCACCTTTGCCCGCTGGTACGCCGAGCTTTTTTCGGGCACCTATGACCGGGCCTATGCGGAAGGGCGCAGGCGGGTTGGCCTGGTGCATGCCCGGTTGGGGATAGGCCCCCGGGCCATGATCCCCGCCATGGGCGTTGTGCAGGAGCTCTCCTTGGAGCACATGCGCTCGGCGCTGCGGGGCCCGGAGATCTATGGGGCGGTGGAGGCCTTTGAGAAGATCATCGCCATAGAGGTGGCCCTCATTGAGGAGAGCTACCTCGAGGCCCTTTCCCTGGGCCTCGCCCAGGGCCACCTGGACCTCAGGGAGGCCCTGGCCCAAGGGGCGGCCACCCTTCTCAAGGCCCCCGGGCCAGGTCGTTGA